Proteins encoded by one window of Pyrinomonadaceae bacterium:
- a CDS encoding peptidylprolyl isomerase: MSRRFFIFVCCAALVGLLTACHQSKTNTNGANSNANSGAASNVKSAKPEPDSQVAVIETADYGRIVIELYPNIAPQHVERFKRLINEKFYDGTAIHRIDQELGIIQGGDPLTKTGSAAMWGTGNSPYPNVKAEFSDIPYERGTLGAARTGDIDGANCQWFITLKKQPAFDKQYTVFGRVVDGIKNAEIIMSAPTVEGSPRPADKIVITSVTLQPRVHAPATPSPTP, from the coding sequence TTGTCGAGACGATTTTTTATTTTCGTATGTTGCGCCGCACTTGTCGGCTTGCTCACCGCTTGCCATCAATCAAAGACAAACACTAACGGCGCGAATTCGAACGCTAATTCGGGCGCCGCTTCGAACGTTAAGTCGGCAAAACCCGAACCCGACTCACAAGTCGCCGTGATCGAGACTGCCGACTATGGCCGAATCGTGATCGAGCTCTATCCGAATATCGCACCGCAGCACGTCGAACGATTCAAGAGACTGATCAACGAAAAGTTCTACGACGGGACGGCGATTCATCGCATCGATCAGGAACTGGGAATTATCCAGGGCGGCGATCCGCTGACCAAGACAGGCAGTGCGGCGATGTGGGGTACCGGTAATTCGCCTTATCCAAACGTAAAGGCTGAATTCAGCGACATCCCCTACGAACGCGGCACGCTCGGCGCAGCGCGCACCGGCGACATCGACGGCGCGAATTGTCAGTGGTTTATTACGCTGAAGAAGCAGCCGGCCTTCGACAAGCAGTACACAGTTTTCGGAAGAGTTGTTGACGGGATCAAGAATGCGGAAATCATCATGAGCGCGCCGACCGTGGAAGGAAGTCCGCGGCCCGCAGACAAGATTGTGATTACCAGTGTGACCTTGCAGCCACGGGTACATGCTCCGGCAACTCCATCCCCGACTCCGTAA
- a CDS encoding SDR family oxidoreductase, whose translation MDLKNKTAVITGGTKGIGRGIAEALIREGVSVCISARHPTELNDAVTELNQLNKGRAVGFVCDVRDYDQVKGLIAHTIEELGGLDILINNAGIGTFKTPVEETPPEDFRAVLETNVFGVFYCCREAIPEMKRRGGGYIINISSLAGVNAHPRMAAYNASKFGLNGFSEALMQEVRHDNIKVSYVMPGSVNTEFGGDSPSAEKSWQLQPEDIARVVLDLLHHDDRSLVSRVEIRPSKPPKK comes from the coding sequence ATGGATCTTAAAAACAAAACGGCAGTCATCACCGGCGGCACTAAAGGCATCGGCCGTGGCATCGCGGAAGCATTGATTCGCGAAGGCGTCTCGGTCTGCATCAGCGCTCGCCATCCAACCGAGCTCAACGACGCCGTCACCGAACTGAATCAGCTTAACAAAGGTCGCGCAGTCGGATTCGTGTGTGACGTTCGCGATTACGACCAGGTGAAAGGGTTGATCGCGCACACTATCGAGGAACTCGGCGGGCTCGACATTCTCATCAACAACGCCGGCATAGGCACTTTCAAGACACCGGTCGAGGAAACTCCGCCGGAAGATTTCCGTGCGGTGCTTGAGACGAATGTTTTCGGCGTCTTCTACTGTTGCCGTGAAGCAATTCCCGAGATGAAGCGGCGCGGTGGTGGCTACATCATCAACATTTCTTCGCTGGCGGGCGTGAACGCGCATCCACGCATGGCCGCCTACAACGCCTCAAAGTTTGGCTTGAACGGTTTTAGTGAAGCGTTGATGCAGGAGGTGCGGCACGACAACATCAAAGTCAGCTATGTCATGCCCGGGTCAGTGAACACTGAGTTCGGCGGCGACTCACCCAGCGCTGAGAAGAGTTGGCAATTACAACCCGAAGACATCGCGCGCGTCGTCCTCGATCTGCTACACCACGACGATCGCTCGCTGGTCAGCCGTGTCGAAATCCGGCCGAGTAAACCGCCGAAGAAATGA
- a CDS encoding DUF4337 domain-containing protein yields MEASDAAEQIVDAKEKGDEKFKGRAALIIGFMAMLLAITSLGGGNVLEDMIAHNIHASDTWAFYQAKTIRQTTVRTAADDLEVELKTNPNMPADARQVLETKINEYRKTAERYDDEPDKADPGNPLKGEGRKQLMARARDFEAQREIAQKKDPNFDFAEALFQIAIVLASVSILATSRRILQFAVIAGFAATLLMINGYFLLLPNLL; encoded by the coding sequence ATGGAAGCAAGTGACGCAGCCGAGCAAATAGTCGACGCCAAAGAAAAGGGCGACGAGAAGTTTAAGGGGCGGGCCGCCCTGATCATAGGCTTCATGGCTATGCTGCTGGCGATTACGAGTCTGGGCGGCGGCAATGTCCTTGAAGACATGATCGCCCACAACATTCACGCCAGCGACACCTGGGCCTTTTATCAAGCGAAGACGATTCGCCAGACGACGGTGCGTACTGCGGCGGATGATCTTGAAGTTGAATTGAAGACAAATCCTAATATGCCGGCCGACGCGCGCCAGGTGCTGGAAACGAAGATTAATGAGTACCGCAAGACCGCCGAGCGGTATGACGATGAGCCGGACAAAGCCGATCCTGGTAACCCTTTGAAGGGTGAAGGGCGCAAACAGCTAATGGCCCGCGCGCGTGACTTCGAAGCGCAACGTGAGATCGCGCAGAAGAAAGATCCGAACTTCGATTTTGCCGAGGCCCTGTTCCAAATTGCGATTGTGCTGGCATCCGTTTCCATCCTCGCAACTTCGCGTCGCATCCTGCAGTTTGCGGTAATCGCGGGTTTCGCGGCCACGCTCCTGATGATTAATGGCTACTTCCTGCTTCTGCCAAATCTCCTGTAG
- a CDS encoding transposase produces MIVGWKQDLKLEQSGEAAAIFRRRIEVYLDQGCGSCYLKSPDVAKMVEKALLFHDVRKYKLSAWVVMRNHVHILATPAAGYGLAKIMHSIKSFTSNEANKMLDRARRFWQKEYFDRFIRNPTQFASTVAYIDNNPFKANLCDRPEDWPFSSARLRKK; encoded by the coding sequence GTGATTGTTGGTTGGAAACAAGATCTGAAGCTCGAACAAAGCGGCGAAGCCGCAGCGATATTCCGACGCAGGATTGAAGTTTATCTCGATCAGGGCTGTGGTAGTTGCTACCTAAAGAGTCCTGACGTCGCAAAAATGGTCGAGAAGGCGCTGTTATTTCACGACGTCAGGAAATACAAATTATCCGCCTGGGTTGTCATGCGGAACCACGTGCACATCTTGGCCACACCAGCGGCTGGGTACGGTCTGGCGAAAATCATGCACTCGATCAAATCATTTACTTCGAATGAGGCGAACAAAATGCTCGACCGGGCCAGGCGCTTTTGGCAGAAGGAATACTTCGATCGGTTTATTCGGAATCCAACCCAGTTCGCGAGCACCGTCGCGTACATCGACAACAATCCATTCAAAGCGAATCTCTGTGACCGTCCGGAGGATTGGCCGTTCAGCAGTGCTAGGTTACGGAAGAAATGA
- the dtd gene encoding D-aminoacyl-tRNA deacylase: MRAVIQRVTRAKVTVDGEVVGEIGTGLVVLLGIARDDTKVEAAYLVDKIANLRIFDDEEGKMNLSVKDVGGALLIISQFTLYGDVRRGLRPSWIEAASPEIAEPLYDFFVRQARATVDDVATGKFQAMMQVELVNDGPVTILLDSNKLF; the protein is encoded by the coding sequence ATGCGAGCCGTGATCCAGCGCGTCACCCGCGCGAAAGTTACAGTCGATGGTGAGGTGGTTGGCGAGATCGGAACTGGTCTCGTCGTGCTGCTCGGGATCGCGCGCGACGACACAAAAGTCGAAGCAGCATACCTGGTTGATAAAATCGCGAACCTGCGCATCTTTGATGATGAAGAGGGCAAGATGAATTTGTCAGTCAAGGATGTGGGTGGCGCGTTGCTGATAATTTCGCAATTCACTCTGTACGGCGATGTGCGTCGTGGTTTGCGGCCGTCGTGGATAGAAGCAGCGTCGCCTGAAATCGCTGAGCCGCTCTACGATTTCTTTGTGCGCCAGGCGCGCGCAACAGTGGACGATGTGGCCACGGGAAAGTTTCAGGCTATGATGCAGGTTGAACTGGTGAACGACGGGCCCGTGACGATTCTGTTGGATAGCAACAAGCTGTTTTAG